One window from the genome of Paenibacillus azoreducens encodes:
- a CDS encoding sensor histidine kinase — MRVPPAALFLRDRLIYVLVAFAMIGIGICLMLLENARYPGMMDASTIYYFAAAASFFFILGLVVDYIRQREYYRQLKENVQKDSDEILVEPIIRAAVTKEQQLVARLLEQQNSAHLNKLGAYRRQQELHNHFVLQWVHHMKTPLSVIDLLLQETMKQTPTSEVEQKELALSLTEEADRMSRGLDMLLHTARLDKFEMDLHLAKTPLHEVIRDVLIAHKRLCIRHNVIPQIDGEAWTETDKKWMTVVLNQIVSNAIKYSKDKHGVKHLIFRLEQNADTGSKVSITDEGSGIAPHDLPRIFDPFFTGENGRTAGESTGMGLYLAKQVCSRLGHELSVSSETGVGTTFTIAFHSNSLHLFDTHTNKNMRAL; from the coding sequence ATGAGAGTTCCGCCCGCAGCATTGTTTCTCCGTGATCGGCTTATTTATGTGTTAGTCGCTTTCGCAATGATCGGTATCGGCATCTGTTTAATGCTGCTGGAAAATGCGCGTTATCCCGGCATGATGGATGCCAGCACGATTTATTATTTTGCGGCTGCTGCTTCGTTCTTTTTCATACTTGGACTCGTCGTGGATTATATTCGCCAACGCGAGTATTACAGACAGCTGAAAGAGAACGTGCAAAAGGATTCTGATGAAATTCTAGTTGAACCCATCATACGGGCTGCAGTAACGAAGGAGCAGCAGCTTGTCGCCAGATTGCTTGAGCAGCAAAACAGCGCTCATTTGAATAAGCTCGGCGCATATCGCCGGCAACAGGAGCTTCATAATCATTTTGTGCTGCAGTGGGTGCATCATATGAAGACGCCTTTGTCGGTAATCGATCTGCTTCTGCAAGAGACGATGAAGCAGACGCCAACTTCCGAGGTGGAGCAAAAAGAGCTTGCACTTAGCCTTACTGAGGAAGCGGATCGCATGTCGAGAGGTTTGGATATGCTCCTCCATACGGCGCGCCTCGACAAGTTCGAAATGGATCTTCATCTCGCCAAAACGCCGCTGCACGAGGTCATACGCGATGTTCTGATTGCGCATAAACGCCTTTGTATCCGTCATAACGTGATTCCGCAAATCGATGGCGAGGCGTGGACGGAAACGGATAAAAAGTGGATGACGGTCGTTCTGAATCAAATCGTCAGCAACGCGATCAAATACAGCAAGGATAAGCACGGCGTCAAACATCTTATTTTTCGCTTGGAGCAAAATGCCGACACTGGCAGCAAAGTAAGTATCACGGATGAAGGAAGCGGCATAGCGCCGCATGATCTGCCACGGATATTCGATCCTTTTTTTACGGGTGAAAATGGACGAACTGCGGGCGAATCAACGGGTATGGGGTTGTATTTAGCGAAGCAAGTGTGCAGCAGACTCGGCCATGAACTGTCCGTATCATCGGAGACCGGTGTTGGTACGACATTTACAATCGCTTTTCATTCCAATAGTTTACATCTTTTTGACACCCATACGAACAAGAACATGCGCGCTTTGTGA
- a CDS encoding restriction endonuclease → MPTSMDTTTIVIVALLALLFILLVVRLVSSRRRRIRCEANPRKITLKDIDLMADGSEFELYLFRLFYELGYDEVYQTTGSRDFGADLVFKDRDGRRNVLQAKRYGQSNPVGLGAVQEVYASMRYYEAERAVVLTSGRYTEGARILAAVNGVKLLDREDLEDIIHLFKSKHYDEAMAIIEEPAEFRDSTWKPKVKKAT, encoded by the coding sequence ATGCCAACTTCTATGGATACAACAACCATCGTGATCGTCGCGCTGCTCGCTTTGCTCTTCATTCTTCTGGTTGTACGTTTGGTCAGCAGCAGAAGAAGGCGGATCCGCTGCGAAGCCAATCCGCGCAAAATCACCCTTAAAGATATTGATCTGATGGCAGATGGCTCGGAATTCGAACTATACCTCTTCCGGTTGTTTTATGAGCTTGGCTATGATGAAGTCTATCAGACGACAGGCAGCCGTGATTTCGGCGCCGATTTGGTGTTTAAAGACCGTGACGGCAGACGGAATGTGCTGCAGGCCAAACGTTATGGACAAAGCAATCCGGTTGGGCTAGGTGCCGTCCAGGAGGTTTATGCCTCCATGCGGTATTACGAGGCGGAACGCGCTGTAGTCCTGACTTCAGGCCGATATACTGAAGGGGCCCGCATCTTAGCGGCCGTTAACGGTGTCAAGCTGCTGGACCGGGAGGATCTTGAGGACATCATTCATTTATTTAAAAGCAAGCACTACGACGAAGCCATGGCCATTATCGAGGAGCCTGCCGAGTTCCGAGACTCGACTTGGAAGCCCAAGGTCAAAAAAGCTACATAA
- a CDS encoding LCP family protein: MKKYIIIGSIVLLSFILIGVGYSYYIYHAIEKTVDKMQITFEEPGQNELVKTEETQDVLTFLLLGIGDRPQIGDAGRADSIIVASVNPKAKKVLMFNIPRDSRVEIVGKNKMDKINHAYAYGGIEMTKKTVERFLNQPIDYVLQTNMEGLTQLVDVFGGIEVNNEFAFDQMDQYGKKNHHYDKGLIQLDGERALHYSRMRKSDPKGDLGRNERQRQVLTILLNKMASLSSVLKMEETLNIMGDNIKTNITFDKMKSFFLQFKRDWKEYQIQSEEIMGSNQTIHGVYYYHVPDKERERISALLKEHAALGAIGN, translated from the coding sequence ATGAAAAAATACATCATCATCGGTTCCATAGTGTTATTGTCTTTTATTCTGATCGGGGTAGGGTATTCTTATTATATTTATCATGCGATAGAAAAAACGGTAGATAAAATGCAGATCACATTCGAAGAGCCCGGACAAAATGAGCTGGTTAAAACCGAAGAAACTCAGGACGTGCTAACCTTTTTGCTGCTCGGTATCGGTGATCGGCCCCAAATCGGCGATGCCGGTCGGGCGGACAGCATTATCGTTGCATCCGTAAACCCGAAGGCAAAGAAAGTGCTGATGTTTAACATTCCGCGCGATTCGCGGGTTGAAATCGTCGGCAAAAACAAAATGGATAAAATCAATCACGCTTACGCCTATGGCGGAATCGAAATGACCAAAAAGACGGTCGAGCGTTTTTTGAATCAACCGATAGACTACGTCCTACAGACAAACATGGAAGGCTTGACGCAGCTAGTCGACGTGTTTGGGGGCATTGAAGTAAATAATGAATTTGCCTTCGATCAGATGGATCAGTACGGAAAAAAGAATCATCATTACGATAAAGGGCTTATCCAGCTTGACGGAGAGAGGGCGCTTCATTATTCCAGAATGCGCAAGTCCGACCCCAAAGGCGATTTGGGACGAAATGAGCGGCAGCGTCAGGTGTTAACGATCTTGCTGAATAAAATGGCTTCGTTATCCTCTGTTCTAAAAATGGAAGAAACCTTGAACATCATGGGGGATAATATTAAAACAAATATTACGTTTGACAAAATGAAGAGCTTTTTTCTGCAGTTCAAACGGGATTGGAAGGAGTATCAAATTCAATCGGAAGAGATCATGGGTTCCAATCAAACGATTCACGGCGTATATTACTATCATGTCCCTGACAAAGAACGAGAGCGCATCTCGGCTTTGTTAAAAGAGCATGCGGCGCTTGGCGCAATCGGCAACTGA
- a CDS encoding phosphotransferase enzyme family protein, whose protein sequence is MNRIKTVLKDHYHTGHVDVIPQQGGWAALAYKVFDDTHTYFLKVYEKSRTSTSKWTALIDHYLPVTIWLLQNSSLKDKIPVPILTKHGEYKCESEDAIYLLYQYINGETIGNRDLSEEQVCRLAEIMAELHSFGEEIPVKTEALMEDFSVPFLQQLRSTLDKDQCNDTMTTDVAEIIEPYAERIKYLMDTVEQLSARLKNGSLRMALCHTDIHNWNLMQSEGRLILIDWEGLKIAPVEADLMFLVDNPHYDAFLSTYLKFHKNYMINDDALKFYQVRRKLEDVWEFIEQLLFDKQDEQEKAETKNLLIKELKEINIYIS, encoded by the coding sequence ATAAACAGGATAAAAACGGTACTCAAAGATCATTACCACACCGGACATGTAGACGTCATACCGCAGCAGGGCGGTTGGGCCGCATTGGCATATAAAGTGTTTGATGATACGCATACTTATTTCCTGAAGGTTTATGAAAAAAGCAGAACTTCTACTTCAAAATGGACGGCCCTTATTGATCATTATTTGCCGGTTACGATTTGGCTTCTGCAAAATAGCAGCCTGAAAGATAAAATACCTGTACCGATCTTAACCAAACACGGCGAATATAAATGCGAAAGTGAAGATGCAATCTATCTTCTATATCAATATATTAATGGGGAAACCATCGGCAATCGCGATTTAAGCGAAGAGCAAGTTTGCCGACTCGCCGAAATCATGGCGGAACTTCATTCTTTCGGTGAAGAAATCCCCGTCAAAACAGAAGCTTTAATGGAGGATTTTTCTGTTCCATTTTTGCAGCAGTTGAGGAGTACTTTAGATAAGGACCAGTGTAATGACACTATGACGACTGATGTCGCGGAAATCATAGAACCCTATGCCGAACGAATCAAGTATTTGATGGATACCGTTGAACAGCTTTCTGCCCGTTTGAAAAACGGCTCTTTACGAATGGCTTTATGCCATACGGATATCCACAATTGGAATCTGATGCAGTCCGAAGGGCGGCTGATACTTATTGACTGGGAAGGGCTGAAAATAGCGCCAGTGGAAGCTGATCTGATGTTCTTGGTTGATAATCCGCACTATGACGCATTTCTAAGCACCTATCTGAAATTCCATAAAAATTATATGATCAATGACGATGCTCTTAAGTTTTATCAGGTGAGACGAAAGTTGGAAGACGTTTGGGAATTCATCGAGCAGCTTTTATTCGACAAACAAGATGAGCAAGAAAAAGCGGAAACCAAAAACCTCTTAATAAAAGAGTTAAAAGAAATTAACATCTATATAAGTTGA
- a CDS encoding amino acid permease, with product MNRHQLGFWVLTALVVGNMVGSGIFMLPRSLSEAASPAGVILAWAATGLGVLMLALVFGSLAVRKPELSGGPQIYAKELFREGSHGSLLAGFMATWGYWIGNIAGFVAVITTFASYLSAFFPVLTSNKVWLNFGSFTLKAGNVLTFLICSILLWGTHAICLKGMKGAGRLNFIATATKVIGFALFIIIALFAFQKSNIGPFLAPRTDASGKTLGLLSQVNAAAIATLWAFIGVESAMVFAARARRKQDIRRATIAGLLIAIVLYVGISVLTMGLLTQNQLIASQNPLVDGITNVLGPVAGQLLAGLGLISLLGSTIGWVLLSSEVPFQAAKLGVFLPTFAKENSKGMPKISLWISNAFGQILLLSTISGSISAAFDFIIYIATLAYLLPYLVASIYHLKLIWTGETYSLYKERVTEGIIASLAAIYSLWVIVAGTANLKTFLLGVALIVSGILFYPLLLRYRKAQSKNI from the coding sequence ATGAACAGACATCAATTGGGGTTCTGGGTCCTGACCGCACTTGTGGTCGGCAATATGGTCGGTTCCGGAATCTTCATGCTGCCCCGGTCTTTGTCGGAAGCGGCAAGTCCTGCCGGGGTCATATTGGCCTGGGCCGCAACTGGACTTGGAGTACTCATGCTGGCACTTGTCTTCGGCAGCTTGGCTGTCCGTAAACCCGAGCTCAGCGGAGGCCCGCAGATCTATGCCAAGGAGCTGTTTCGCGAAGGTTCGCATGGTTCCCTTTTGGCCGGTTTTATGGCCACTTGGGGATATTGGATCGGCAATATCGCCGGTTTTGTGGCGGTAATCACGACATTCGCCAGCTACCTGTCTGCGTTCTTCCCGGTGCTCACCAGCAATAAAGTATGGTTAAACTTCGGAAGCTTTACGTTAAAAGCCGGCAATGTCCTAACGTTTCTCATCTGCTCGATACTGTTGTGGGGAACGCACGCTATCTGCCTCAAAGGTATGAAAGGCGCAGGAAGACTAAACTTTATCGCCACCGCGACCAAGGTCATCGGCTTTGCTCTTTTCATCATCATTGCCCTGTTTGCATTCCAAAAGAGCAACATCGGGCCATTTCTGGCGCCACGCACTGATGCCAGCGGGAAGACGCTCGGTCTACTCTCTCAGGTTAATGCTGCTGCCATTGCAACGCTGTGGGCCTTCATCGGCGTGGAATCCGCCATGGTATTCGCTGCTCGCGCCCGCCGCAAGCAGGATATCCGCCGGGCGACGATTGCCGGGCTGCTCATTGCCATCGTACTCTATGTCGGTATCAGCGTCTTGACGATGGGGCTGCTCACGCAGAACCAACTGATAGCTTCCCAGAATCCTCTGGTGGATGGCATCACTAACGTACTGGGCCCCGTCGCCGGCCAACTGCTTGCCGGCCTCGGATTAATCAGTCTGCTCGGCTCCACGATCGGCTGGGTGCTACTAAGCAGCGAAGTACCGTTTCAGGCGGCCAAGCTGGGTGTGTTCCTGCCGACATTTGCCAAAGAAAATAGCAAGGGAATGCCCAAGATATCGCTTTGGATCTCTAATGCCTTCGGCCAGATTTTACTGCTTTCCACGATTTCGGGTTCCATCTCGGCAGCGTTTGATTTTATCATCTACATCGCTACACTCGCCTATTTGCTGCCTTACCTGGTCGCATCGATATACCACCTCAAGCTGATCTGGACCGGCGAAACTTACTCGCTCTATAAAGAGCGGGTGACCGAGGGAATCATTGCGTCTCTGGCTGCCATCTACTCGCTGTGGGTCATCGTAGCGGGTACCGCAAACCTCAAGACATTCCTGCTAGGAGTTGCGCTGATTGTCAGCGGCATTCTGTTCTACCCGCTTCTGCTGCGGTATCGGAAAGCCCAAAGCAAAAACATATAG
- a CDS encoding YdhK family protein, producing the protein MNQWLVFLCIAATLILSACGDSNNTVKSDSASESSRIGTTGMHYSDSNEVPKGLKAAEDPMYHVGKDVVIHAKRVEGMDGATGTVVGAYDTIAYSVTYMPTNGGKPVPNHRWVIQEEIKDAGSEPLKQEEMVTLEADHIEGMMGAQAMIDTAKKTTVYMVDYIPTTGGPPVKNCKWFVERELSIRHYRR; encoded by the coding sequence TTGAATCAATGGTTAGTTTTCTTGTGTATCGCTGCAACCCTCATATTAAGTGCTTGCGGCGATTCAAATAACACGGTTAAATCCGACTCAGCAAGCGAATCTTCGCGAATAGGGACGACGGGTATGCATTATTCCGATTCAAATGAAGTTCCGAAAGGTTTAAAAGCAGCTGAGGATCCGATGTACCATGTAGGAAAAGATGTTGTGATTCACGCCAAACGCGTGGAAGGTATGGATGGAGCAACAGGAACCGTGGTGGGGGCATACGATACCATTGCTTACTCGGTTACGTATATGCCTACCAATGGCGGTAAACCTGTACCTAACCATAGATGGGTCATTCAAGAAGAAATCAAGGACGCTGGCAGTGAGCCATTGAAGCAGGAAGAAATGGTTACGCTGGAAGCTGATCATATTGAAGGTATGATGGGGGCTCAGGCAATGATCGATACTGCGAAAAAAACGACAGTCTACATGGTTGACTATATTCCGACAACAGGAGGACCTCCCGTTAAAAACTGCAAATGGTTTGTGGAGAGAGAACTTTCCATAAGACATTATCGAAGATAA
- a CDS encoding VOC family protein, whose translation MANHESVFYSTTEIPLVNRVASVFVHMTDLRRSAEWYSRLLGLPVMEERMNGGPVYWFDFAGTHLILDSKKPCRNKSAVA comes from the coding sequence TTGGCTAATCATGAAAGCGTTTTTTATTCTACCACCGAAATCCCGCTCGTGAACCGGGTTGCCAGTGTGTTTGTGCACATGACGGATTTGCGCCGATCAGCGGAATGGTATAGCCGTTTGTTAGGCTTGCCGGTGATGGAAGAGCGGATGAACGGAGGACCCGTCTATTGGTTTGATTTTGCAGGCACGCATTTGATACTCGATTCGAAAAAACCATGCCGAAACAAATCAGCAGTGGCATGA
- a CDS encoding VOC family protein, producing the protein MPSGLNAFMRIDRVILPVPDVRLAAEWYVHEFEFQIARTGSKEIDLNVHEGETLLTLTESAENQTFRPLPHLDAEGHVPCFNFYTHWEDLHGGWFESRGIRITEMMQTPYMNVCEMTDPFGNVIGICHEKSNSLFYTPSSGPIPPMFHRVLAVFLPVRDLESSIRWYSDVLGFKLHNHWGQGADLVIGAGETVVTMICMDEKPQRQAIQAMKGRAYYSLQTSDIHEAYRKLSTMGVTDGPCRQQNGVNMFHVKSPEGLTIRISEKELIQVG; encoded by the coding sequence ATGCCATCGGGGCTGAATGCATTTATGCGCATCGATAGGGTTATTCTACCGGTTCCGGATGTCAGGCTGGCGGCGGAGTGGTACGTTCATGAGTTTGAATTCCAAATTGCAAGAACGGGCAGTAAAGAAATCGACCTAAATGTGCATGAAGGCGAAACCCTGCTGACGCTGACGGAGTCTGCGGAAAATCAAACGTTTCGACCGCTGCCTCATTTGGATGCTGAAGGACATGTTCCTTGTTTCAATTTCTATACGCATTGGGAGGATCTTCACGGCGGGTGGTTTGAATCCCGGGGAATCCGGATTACCGAAATGATGCAGACACCTTACATGAACGTTTGCGAAATGACCGATCCTTTTGGAAACGTAATCGGGATTTGTCATGAAAAATCGAATTCGCTTTTTTACACTCCCAGCTCGGGACCGATCCCACCGATGTTCCACCGGGTTCTCGCTGTATTTCTTCCTGTTAGAGATCTCGAAAGCTCCATCCGTTGGTATTCCGATGTTTTGGGCTTTAAGCTGCATAACCATTGGGGGCAGGGGGCGGACCTGGTGATTGGAGCAGGCGAAACCGTCGTCACGATGATCTGTATGGATGAGAAGCCGCAGCGCCAAGCTATTCAAGCTATGAAAGGCAGAGCTTATTATTCGCTGCAAACTTCCGACATTCACGAGGCTTACCGGAAGCTATCCACAATGGGAGTAACGGACGGTCCATGCCGGCAACAGAACGGCGTGAACATGTTTCACGTAAAGTCACCGGAAGGATTGACGATTCGTATCTCGGAAAAGGAATTGATTCAAGTTGGCTAA
- a CDS encoding sigma-70 family RNA polymerase sigma factor has translation MTMTTSFSSFPNELSGMLIELRPELLRYCRSLTGKEWEAEDLVQETLYRVLNRYDHTTGFSISKPYLFRTARNLWIDRCRSGNRQISVSFEDLDSAAVSAPPADPDAIITRELLEELMYRLTPKPFVIVLLCDIFGMTAKEAGHCINMAEGAVQVALSRARKRLRLLALREPEGTVDAARKARPDEGGSSAKLLSAVTAAFRRHDPKLIYEAYLRLFENGCRIAEIRSRNGRFYFTFYDPDGNLLMVTE, from the coding sequence ATGACGATGACAACATCTTTTTCTTCCTTTCCAAACGAACTCTCCGGCATGTTAATAGAACTGCGACCCGAATTGCTGCGATACTGCCGGTCATTGACCGGCAAGGAGTGGGAAGCCGAGGATTTGGTGCAGGAGACCTTGTACCGCGTTCTGAATCGCTATGACCATACAACCGGGTTTAGCATAAGTAAGCCCTATTTGTTTCGAACTGCCCGAAATCTTTGGATCGACCGCTGTCGTTCCGGCAATAGGCAAATATCCGTATCCTTCGAAGATTTGGATTCAGCCGCGGTTTCGGCTCCTCCCGCCGATCCGGACGCTATCATCACGCGAGAACTGCTGGAAGAGCTGATGTACCGACTGACGCCCAAACCATTTGTCATCGTGCTTTTGTGCGACATATTCGGAATGACCGCCAAAGAGGCGGGGCATTGCATCAACATGGCTGAAGGAGCCGTGCAGGTTGCTCTTTCCAGAGCCCGAAAACGACTGCGATTGCTTGCTCTACGCGAACCCGAGGGTACGGTTGACGCCGCTCGCAAAGCCCGTCCGGACGAAGGCGGGTCGAGCGCCAAGCTGTTATCCGCCGTCACTGCGGCATTCCGCCGCCATGATCCCAAGCTGATCTACGAGGCTTATTTGAGGTTGTTCGAGAATGGCTGCCGTATTGCGGAGATCCGCTCGCGGAATGGCCGGTTTTATTTTACGTTTTATGATCCGGACGGAAATCTTCTGATGGTCACCGAATAA
- the pepF gene encoding oligoendopeptidase F, which produces MPKILTRAEVDPETTWNLTDLFETQEAWEQELTAVQEDISSVTKYEGRLGEGADMLLACLIAQEELQLRINRVGAYAYLHQSGDSINPENQMNAAKARDLSSMVSSALSFIKSEIIGLPDGTIDRYIKEQPELQVFERSLHLLLQTKPHRLSAETEKVLASFGEVLGAPYRIYERGKLADMTFPSTQNSRGEEVPVSFALYENKYVESPDTDLRRNSFKVFSETLYKYRNTFAEAYGTEVKRQVIESRLRGYDSVTDMLLTPQQVTPEMYNNILDILQEELAPHMRKYASLKKRVLQLDEMTFADLKAPLDPDFSPGITFQEAGELIKETLSILGPEYGEIVSDVFKKRWVDYADNAGKRTGAFCSSIPGVHSYILISWADSMRGAFTLAHEVGHAGHLMLADKYQRLANYRPSLYFIEAPSTMNELLLADHLLARSNDPRMRRWVISQLLGTYYHNFVTHLLEGELQRRVYDLAMKNVPITAVTLCGLKGDILSSFWGEGVVIDENAKLTWMRQPHYYMSLYPYTYAAGLSASTAVAKLIREEGQPAVDRWLEALKAGGSMSPLDLMKLAGVDMSKPDAIRSAAAYVGSLIDELESLF; this is translated from the coding sequence ATGCCGAAAATATTGACCCGGGCGGAAGTGGATCCCGAAACAACATGGAACTTAACGGATCTTTTTGAAACACAAGAGGCATGGGAACAAGAATTGACCGCCGTTCAGGAGGACATCTCTTCTGTCACGAAGTATGAAGGAAGACTTGGGGAAGGAGCGGATATGCTGCTCGCCTGTCTGATCGCGCAGGAAGAGCTGCAACTCAGAATCAACCGTGTAGGAGCCTATGCTTATCTGCATCAATCCGGAGACAGCATTAATCCTGAGAATCAGATGAATGCTGCAAAAGCGCGTGATCTTTCCTCTATGGTGAGTTCAGCACTTTCCTTTATCAAATCCGAAATTATCGGGCTTCCAGATGGGACGATTGACCGGTACATTAAAGAACAGCCCGAACTTCAAGTCTTCGAACGCAGTCTCCATTTGCTTCTCCAGACCAAGCCGCACAGACTGTCGGCAGAGACGGAAAAAGTTCTTGCTTCCTTTGGCGAAGTTTTGGGAGCGCCTTATCGTATCTATGAACGCGGCAAGCTGGCAGATATGACCTTCCCGTCCACCCAAAACAGCCGCGGGGAAGAGGTTCCGGTTTCGTTTGCACTCTATGAGAACAAATACGTTGAATCTCCGGACACCGACTTGCGCCGTAATTCATTTAAGGTTTTTAGCGAGACATTGTACAAATACCGCAATACGTTTGCTGAAGCCTACGGCACCGAAGTGAAACGCCAAGTGATTGAATCGCGACTGCGCGGATATGATTCCGTTACGGATATGCTTTTGACGCCGCAGCAGGTGACACCGGAAATGTACAATAACATTTTGGATATTCTGCAGGAAGAGCTTGCGCCACATATGCGAAAATATGCGTCTCTGAAGAAGCGGGTGCTTCAATTGGACGAGATGACATTTGCGGATCTGAAAGCTCCGCTTGATCCCGATTTCAGTCCTGGCATTACTTTTCAGGAAGCAGGGGAACTGATCAAAGAAACCTTATCCATATTGGGTCCGGAATACGGTGAAATTGTATCGGATGTTTTTAAAAAACGCTGGGTGGATTATGCGGATAACGCCGGGAAAAGAACGGGGGCATTCTGTAGTTCCATACCGGGAGTCCATTCCTATATTTTGATCAGTTGGGCTGACAGCATGAGAGGCGCCTTTACATTGGCTCATGAAGTGGGGCATGCCGGTCATCTGATGCTCGCGGACAAATATCAGCGTTTGGCAAACTACAGACCGTCACTGTACTTCATCGAAGCGCCATCAACGATGAACGAGCTCCTGCTTGCAGATCATCTGTTGGCACGTTCCAACGATCCGCGAATGCGCCGCTGGGTGATCTCCCAACTGCTTGGCACTTATTACCACAACTTTGTTACCCATTTGCTCGAAGGGGAGCTTCAGCGCCGGGTCTATGACCTTGCCATGAAAAATGTACCGATTACGGCAGTAACATTATGCGGCTTGAAGGGAGACATCCTGTCTTCGTTCTGGGGAGAGGGTGTAGTGATTGATGAAAACGCCAAGTTAACCTGGATGCGTCAGCCGCATTACTACATGAGCTTGTACCCTTATACTTATGCAGCGGGCCTCTCCGCTTCGACGGCGGTTGCCAAGCTGATTCGAGAAGAAGGTCAGCCTGCGGTGGATCGTTGGCTCGAAGCATTGAAAGCCGGCGGCTCCATGAGCCCGCTCGATTTGATGAAGCTGGCCGGCGTGGACATGTCGAAGCCGGATGCGATCCGCAGCGCTGCAGCCTATGTCGGTTCATTGATTGATGAGTTGGAGAGCTTGTTTTAA
- a CDS encoding serine hydrolase domain-containing protein: MEWEQSTPEVEGMDASVLEQLDHYMKQKRYRLVNSVLVVKNGKIVLEKYYNKFNANSRNRIMSIWKSIISIAAGISLDQGWIKSLDEPVAAYLPEMAKGTHPYHKHITIRHLLTMSSGIYWNGGVHYHCPMVVQMMRTKDWISHIADIDMEHVPGMKYQYKEWDIMLLSAVIGRAYGGTAYDVVNQYLYEPLEILSGEWPSSPCGFSYHAMMKGEEQTDLSARDLAKIGQLFLNQGLYIGKRIISSEFVKQAITPSFHEASFVSTPGSCSYGMLWWISPEGYGAKGYGGQELIVLPEHRMVTVIQATPTPSSKSYPDIYTQVIRRALS, from the coding sequence ATGGAGTGGGAACAGTCAACGCCGGAAGTCGAAGGAATGGATGCAAGTGTGTTAGAACAGCTGGATCATTATATGAAGCAAAAGCGTTACCGCTTGGTAAACAGCGTACTGGTTGTCAAAAACGGCAAAATCGTATTGGAGAAATATTATAACAAATTCAATGCAAATAGCAGAAACCGGATTATGTCCATTTGGAAAAGCATCATCTCCATCGCAGCCGGGATATCATTAGACCAAGGATGGATCAAAAGCCTCGATGAACCGGTTGCGGCATACTTACCCGAAATGGCGAAAGGAACTCATCCTTATCATAAGCATATCACCATTCGGCATCTGCTAACGATGTCATCCGGGATCTATTGGAACGGCGGGGTGCATTATCATTGCCCGATGGTTGTGCAGATGATGAGAACCAAAGACTGGATATCGCATATTGCCGATATCGATATGGAGCATGTGCCCGGGATGAAATATCAGTATAAAGAATGGGATATCATGCTCCTCTCTGCGGTCATTGGCCGGGCTTACGGCGGAACCGCTTATGATGTGGTTAACCAATATTTATATGAACCGCTTGAAATTCTTAGTGGAGAATGGCCATCGAGTCCATGCGGGTTCTCCTACCATGCCATGATGAAAGGGGAGGAACAAACGGATCTGTCCGCAAGAGATTTGGCAAAGATTGGACAGCTGTTCCTTAATCAGGGGTTGTATATCGGAAAGAGGATCATTTCATCCGAATTTGTGAAGCAGGCGATTACCCCTTCTTTTCATGAAGCGTCTTTTGTCTCTACTCCGGGAAGCTGCAGTTACGGGATGTTGTGGTGGATTTCTCCCGAAGGATATGGAGCAAAAGGTTATGGCGGACAGGAACTCATTGTGCTGCCGGAGCACCGGATGGTTACTGTTATTCAAGCTACTCCCACCCCCTCAAGCAAGTCTTATCCTGATATCTATACTCAGGTGATTAGAAGAGCGCTGAGTTGA